The following proteins are co-located in the Nocardia bhagyanarayanae genome:
- a CDS encoding TetR/AcrR family transcriptional regulator: MNYPTPSAAEPPRERPLLRIGASLPGIAEPTERADAARNRQLLLDAAQDLVREHGVDSLTMDELAKRAGVGKGTVFRRFGNRSGLMHALLDHSEQKYQGAFMFGPPPLGPGAPPVDRLVAFGRVRILDIEVEGELYRAAEVSEAENRYTGRPYNLLKTHVAMLLQQAGTPGEIPLLADGLLATLAAPLVMYQLNVLGYDGKRIGDNWEAFVRRVVPAAAPVE; the protein is encoded by the coding sequence GTGAACTACCCCACACCGTCCGCAGCCGAGCCGCCGCGCGAGCGACCGCTGCTGCGCATCGGCGCCTCCCTGCCGGGCATAGCCGAGCCCACCGAGCGCGCCGACGCGGCGCGCAACCGACAGCTGCTGCTGGACGCGGCGCAGGATCTGGTCCGCGAACACGGCGTCGACAGCCTGACGATGGACGAGCTCGCCAAACGGGCCGGCGTCGGCAAAGGCACCGTGTTCCGCCGCTTCGGCAACCGCTCCGGCCTGATGCACGCGCTGCTCGACCACTCCGAGCAGAAGTATCAAGGGGCCTTCATGTTCGGGCCGCCGCCGCTCGGCCCCGGCGCGCCACCGGTGGACCGGCTCGTCGCGTTCGGCCGCGTCCGGATACTCGACATCGAGGTCGAGGGCGAGCTGTACCGGGCCGCCGAGGTCAGCGAGGCCGAGAATCGCTATACGGGCAGGCCGTACAACCTGCTCAAGACGCACGTGGCGATGTTGCTGCAGCAGGCGGGCACGCCTGGCGAGATCCCGTTGCTCGCCGACGGTCTGCTCGCCACGCTCGCCGCGCCCCTGGTGATGTACCAGTTGAACGTCCTCGGATACGACGGGAAGCGGATCGGGGACAACTGGGAAGCCTTCGTTCGCCGGGTGGTCCCGGCCGCCGCGCCAGTAGAGTGA
- a CDS encoding molybdenum cofactor biosynthesis protein MoaE, with amino-acid sequence MTTPETTVRVARISDQPLDPAEVEAAVTGPEHGAVVVFTGKVRNHDGGQAVSALEYSAHPEAERFLRECCAAATASTGLPVAAVHRVGALTVGDLAIVVAVAAPHRAEAFTACAELVDRIKHEVPIWKRQLFADGMSEWVNACG; translated from the coding sequence ATGACAACACCTGAGACCACGGTGCGGGTAGCCCGCATCAGCGACCAACCGCTCGACCCCGCCGAGGTGGAGGCCGCGGTCACCGGCCCCGAACACGGCGCGGTGGTGGTGTTCACCGGCAAGGTCCGCAATCACGACGGGGGCCAGGCCGTTTCCGCGCTGGAGTACTCGGCCCATCCGGAGGCCGAACGGTTCCTGCGCGAATGCTGCGCGGCCGCGACCGCGTCAACCGGTCTTCCGGTGGCGGCGGTGCACCGCGTCGGCGCGCTGACCGTCGGCGATCTCGCCATCGTGGTCGCGGTGGCCGCACCGCACCGGGCCGAAGCCTTCACTGCCTGCGCGGAATTGGTGGACCGGATCAAACACGAGGTGCCGATCTGGAAGCGGCAACTGTTCGCCGACGGCATGTCGGAATGGGTCAACGCCTGCGGTTGA
- a CDS encoding YciI family protein, with protein sequence MHYLATLAGREDTGVDPGTPEFDAEVAKYAAFEERAADAVAGGAALFPSADAMHVRRAGGRTLVTDGPFAEQAEVVGGFYVFDAPDLDAAIELARRLPAAEDGTIELRPMVMWSPHETPRGDWWLALLWEAPDAVIAPGTPEWDAAVAEHERFGAKYAAAVRGGGALQPPSSATTLRVRDGELLLTDGPFPEFAEVVDGLYLFAAASRAEAAEIAAAIPLGEHGRTEVRRVVDLGD encoded by the coding sequence ATGCACTATCTGGCGACATTGGCGGGACGCGAGGATACGGGCGTCGACCCGGGAACACCGGAGTTCGACGCCGAGGTGGCGAAGTACGCGGCGTTCGAGGAGCGCGCGGCCGACGCGGTGGCGGGCGGGGCCGCGTTGTTCCCCTCCGCCGACGCGATGCACGTCCGGCGTGCGGGCGGGCGGACTCTGGTCACCGACGGCCCGTTCGCCGAGCAGGCCGAGGTCGTCGGCGGGTTCTATGTGTTCGACGCGCCCGATCTGGACGCGGCGATCGAGCTCGCGCGCCGGCTGCCCGCCGCCGAGGACGGCACGATCGAGCTGCGGCCGATGGTCATGTGGTCGCCGCACGAGACGCCACGCGGAGACTGGTGGCTGGCGCTGCTGTGGGAGGCGCCGGACGCGGTGATCGCGCCGGGCACGCCCGAGTGGGACGCGGCGGTGGCCGAGCACGAACGGTTCGGCGCGAAGTACGCCGCCGCCGTCCGGGGCGGCGGCGCTTTGCAACCGCCGTCGTCGGCGACCACGCTTCGGGTCCGCGACGGCGAATTGCTGCTCACCGACGGGCCCTTCCCGGAATTCGCGGAGGTGGTCGACGGCCTCTACCTGTTCGCCGCGGCGAGCCGGGCGGAGGCGGCGGAGATAGCGGCCGCGATTCCGCTCGGCGAGCATGGGCGCACCGAGGTGCGTCGAGTCGTCGACCTGGGCGACTGA
- a CDS encoding iron chaperone — MVQSKASDVDGYLAEVPEARRAAATRLRELCRTELTGFTEVMAYGMPCYERDGVGEIAFANQKQYISFYLLRTDVRAAFAERLAGHDMGKGCLRFRKPELIDFDLVRDLLRATAVPEGGLVR; from the coding sequence GTGGTGCAGAGCAAGGCGAGCGATGTGGACGGCTACCTGGCCGAAGTGCCGGAGGCCCGCCGCGCGGCGGCGACCCGCCTGCGCGAGCTGTGCCGTACGGAACTGACCGGCTTCACCGAGGTCATGGCCTACGGCATGCCCTGCTACGAACGCGACGGCGTAGGCGAGATCGCGTTCGCCAACCAGAAGCAGTACATCTCCTTCTATCTACTGCGCACCGACGTGCGCGCGGCGTTCGCCGAGCGGCTGGCGGGCCACGACATGGGCAAGGGCTGCCTGCGTTTCCGCAAGCCGGAGCTGATCGACTTCGATCTGGTCCGCGACCTGCTGCGGGCGACGGCGGTCCCGGAGGGCGGGCTCGTCCGCTGA
- a CDS encoding RNA polymerase sigma factor, which yields MTTGPAGIDAVYRAEFGRAVATVAGMVGDIALAEDAVQEAFADALRTWPERGAPANPGAWITTAARHRALDRLRRESARAVKEYDAVVARAPIEEAEVSPVADDQLRMIFTCCHPALSPPSQVALTLRLVCGMRTAEIARAFLQPEHTVAQRLSRAKAKIRQAGIPLRVPPAHLLPERLPVVLACVYLVFTEGYFATSGPSAVRDELCDEAIRLGRLLCGLLPGEPEARALLALMLLQDSRRGQRRAEDDLIPLEEQDRPAWNHAAIRAGLACLESAAADGAGPYLAQARIAAAHATAPSWAETDWHAIVASYDQLLRYSASPAVRVNRAVAVGFSRGFGAGLAALDEVADDPRLAGTHLVPATRADLLRRAGRRREAAESYRAALDLAANEQVRRFLARRLAEVEE from the coding sequence GTGACCACCGGCCCGGCGGGAATCGACGCCGTCTATCGCGCCGAGTTCGGCCGGGCCGTCGCCACCGTGGCCGGGATGGTCGGCGACATCGCCCTCGCCGAGGACGCGGTGCAGGAGGCGTTCGCGGACGCGCTGCGCACGTGGCCCGAGCGCGGCGCGCCCGCGAACCCGGGCGCCTGGATCACCACCGCGGCCCGGCATCGGGCCCTGGACCGGCTGCGGCGCGAGTCGGCCAGGGCGGTAAAGGAATACGACGCCGTCGTGGCGCGGGCGCCGATCGAGGAGGCCGAGGTGTCGCCGGTGGCGGACGACCAGCTGCGGATGATCTTCACCTGCTGCCATCCCGCGCTCTCGCCGCCGTCACAGGTCGCGCTGACGCTGCGGCTGGTGTGCGGTATGCGAACGGCGGAGATCGCCAGGGCGTTCCTGCAACCGGAACACACTGTGGCGCAACGTCTCTCCCGCGCCAAGGCGAAGATCCGGCAGGCCGGTATTCCGTTGCGGGTGCCCCCGGCGCACCTGCTGCCCGAGCGGCTGCCCGTCGTGCTGGCATGCGTGTATCTCGTGTTCACCGAAGGGTATTTCGCGACGTCCGGTCCGTCGGCCGTGCGGGACGAGCTGTGCGACGAAGCGATTCGGCTCGGTCGGCTGCTGTGCGGGTTGCTGCCGGGGGAGCCGGAGGCGCGGGCGCTGCTGGCGTTGATGCTGTTGCAGGACAGCAGGCGCGGGCAACGGCGTGCCGAAGACGACTTGATTCCGTTGGAGGAGCAGGACCGGCCGGCCTGGAATCACGCGGCCATCCGGGCCGGTTTGGCGTGTCTGGAGTCCGCGGCGGCCGACGGTGCGGGACCGTATCTGGCGCAGGCACGTATCGCCGCGGCGCACGCGACGGCCCCCAGCTGGGCCGAGACGGATTGGCACGCCATCGTCGCGAGCTACGACCAACTGCTGCGCTACTCCGCCTCGCCCGCTGTCCGGGTGAATCGAGCGGTGGCCGTGGGTTTTTCGCGCGGCTTCGGCGCCGGGCTCGCCGCGCTGGACGAGGTCGCCGATGATCCGCGCCTGGCCGGGACCCATCTGGTCCCGGCCACCCGCGCCGATCTGTTGCGCCGCGCCGGACGGCGACGCGAGGCCGCCGAGAGCTATCGCGCCGCGCTGGACCTCGCGGCCAACGAGCAGGTCCGGCGGTTCTTGGCGCGGCGGCTCGCCGAAGTCGAGGAATAG
- the glp gene encoding gephyrin-like molybdotransferase Glp: MNSRPAGATARTVDDYRDSIEQLLRPLAARPVESVAVPAALGRKLAADVSSPIDLPVFRNSAMDGYAVRADDVAVAPVTLPLAGVVAAGQPGRAPLPVGAALKVMTGAPIPPGADCVVPVEDTRADGAAVTVERGRAAGEFVREPGTDVRAGALLVPAGVALTPRHIAALAAVGVPTVPVFQPVRAAVITTGDELVPAGRPLRPGQIYNSNGIALAAALAANGATVVSVEHSTDDPAMFRRLLSSATRSADLVFTSGGVSKGDFEVVKDVLAAHGGVFGSVAVQPGGPQGLTVLDGVPVLSFPGNPVSTMVSFEVFARPILRHLSGLPPVRTSEAPLRESVRSPAGRRQFLRGRLTENGVEPFSGAGSHLIAGMAWADVLIDIPAETTELAAGTPVLVHEL, translated from the coding sequence ATGAATTCTCGGCCAGCAGGCGCTACGGCCAGGACCGTCGACGACTATCGCGACAGCATCGAACAGCTGCTGCGCCCGCTCGCGGCACGCCCGGTCGAGTCCGTCGCGGTGCCCGCCGCGCTGGGCCGCAAGCTGGCGGCCGACGTCAGCTCGCCGATCGATCTGCCGGTGTTCCGCAACTCGGCGATGGACGGCTACGCCGTGCGCGCCGACGATGTCGCGGTCGCCCCGGTAACGCTGCCGCTGGCCGGTGTGGTCGCCGCGGGCCAGCCGGGCCGGGCCCCCTTGCCCGTCGGAGCGGCGCTGAAAGTGATGACCGGCGCGCCGATCCCGCCGGGCGCGGACTGCGTCGTCCCGGTGGAGGACACGCGCGCCGACGGCGCCGCGGTCACCGTCGAACGTGGCCGTGCCGCAGGCGAATTCGTCCGCGAGCCGGGCACCGACGTGCGCGCGGGCGCGTTGCTCGTGCCGGCAGGCGTCGCGCTGACGCCGCGGCACATCGCCGCGCTCGCGGCCGTCGGGGTGCCGACGGTGCCGGTCTTCCAGCCGGTCCGGGCGGCCGTGATCACCACCGGCGACGAACTGGTTCCCGCGGGCAGGCCGCTGCGCCCCGGACAGATCTACAACTCCAACGGCATCGCCCTCGCCGCCGCGCTCGCGGCCAACGGCGCGACGGTCGTCTCGGTCGAGCACAGCACCGACGATCCCGCGATGTTCCGCCGATTGCTTTCCTCCGCAACGCGTTCGGCCGATCTGGTGTTCACCTCCGGCGGCGTGTCCAAGGGCGATTTCGAGGTGGTCAAGGACGTGCTCGCCGCGCACGGCGGGGTGTTCGGCTCGGTCGCGGTGCAGCCGGGCGGGCCGCAGGGGCTGACGGTGCTGGACGGCGTCCCGGTGCTCAGCTTCCCCGGCAACCCGGTGAGCACCATGGTGTCGTTCGAGGTGTTCGCCAGGCCGATCCTGCGCCACCTGTCCGGCCTGCCGCCGGTGCGCACCAGCGAGGCGCCGTTGCGCGAGTCGGTGCGCTCCCCCGCCGGGCGGCGGCAGTTCCTGCGCGGACGGCTCACCGAGAACGGCGTCGAACCGTTCTCCGGTGCTGGTTCGCACCTGATCGCGGGCATGGCGTGGGCCGACGTGCTGATCGACATTCCCGCCGAGACGACCGAGCTGGCCGCGGGCACGCCGGTGCTCGTCCACGAACTGTGA
- a CDS encoding MoaD/ThiS family protein, whose translation MVEVRYFAAIADAVGKDSERLDLPPDATVADLRTSLAAAYGPDLDKMLAVCAYLIGDELTRDPSVALSGRVDVLPPFAGG comes from the coding sequence GTGGTTGAGGTCCGGTATTTCGCCGCCATCGCGGACGCCGTCGGCAAGGACTCCGAGCGCCTCGATCTGCCCCCCGACGCCACGGTCGCGGATCTGCGCACGAGCCTCGCCGCCGCGTACGGTCCCGATCTGGACAAGATGCTCGCGGTCTGCGCCTACCTGATCGGCGACGAACTCACTCGTGACCCGTCCGTGGCGCTCAGTGGCCGCGTCGACGTGCTTCCGCCGTTCGCGGGGGGATAA
- the nadE gene encoding ammonia-dependent NAD(+) synthetase, translated as MASLREQIINELGVQPTIEPKLEVRRRVDFLKEYLRATPAKGFVLGISGGQDSALAGRLCQLAAEELRAEGFDATFVAVRLPYGVQSDEADARIAMAFVAPDRSVVVNVRPGANAVAAETASGLKVSKLSDFVRGNIKARERMVIQYAIAGQENLLVVGTDHAAEAVTGFFTKYGDGGVDMTPLTGLTKRQGAALLQELGAPASVWAKVPTADLEDDRPALPDEEALGLRYSEIDDYLEGKDVTPEVAERVETIFRNTRHKRTVPVTPLDTWWR; from the coding sequence ATGGCTAGTCTGCGCGAACAGATCATCAACGAATTGGGTGTCCAGCCGACGATCGAGCCGAAGCTCGAGGTGCGCCGCCGGGTCGATTTCCTCAAGGAGTATCTGCGCGCAACGCCCGCAAAGGGTTTCGTGCTCGGCATCAGCGGCGGCCAGGACAGCGCGCTGGCGGGACGGTTGTGCCAGCTCGCCGCGGAGGAGCTGCGGGCGGAGGGCTTCGACGCGACCTTCGTCGCGGTGCGCCTCCCCTACGGCGTGCAGTCCGACGAGGCCGACGCCAGGATCGCGATGGCCTTCGTCGCACCGGACCGTTCCGTCGTGGTCAACGTCCGGCCCGGCGCCAACGCGGTGGCCGCCGAGACCGCGTCCGGGCTGAAGGTGAGCAAGCTGTCCGATTTCGTGCGCGGCAACATCAAGGCCCGCGAGCGCATGGTGATCCAGTACGCCATCGCCGGGCAGGAGAACCTGCTCGTGGTCGGCACGGACCACGCCGCCGAGGCGGTCACCGGGTTCTTCACCAAGTACGGCGACGGCGGCGTCGACATGACTCCGCTGACCGGTCTCACCAAGCGCCAAGGCGCGGCGCTGCTCCAAGAGCTCGGCGCGCCCGCCAGCGTCTGGGCGAAGGTGCCGACCGCGGATCTCGAGGACGACCGGCCCGCGCTGCCCGACGAGGAGGCGCTCGGCCTGCGCTACAGCGAGATCGACGACTACCTCGAGGGCAAGGACGTCACGCCGGAGGTGGCCGAGCGGGTGGAGACCATCTTCCGCAACACCCGGCACAAGCGCACCGTCCCGGTGACGCCGCTCGACACCTGGTGGCGCTGA
- the nrdH gene encoding glutaredoxin-like protein NrdH → MTVTVYTKPACVQCNATYKALDKAGVDYEVIDISENDEARDYVMALGYLQAPVVIAGEDHWSGFRPDRIKALAVAAA, encoded by the coding sequence ATGACCGTCACCGTGTACACCAAGCCCGCTTGCGTCCAGTGCAATGCCACCTACAAGGCCCTCGACAAGGCCGGGGTGGACTACGAGGTCATCGACATCTCCGAGAACGACGAGGCGCGTGACTACGTCATGGCCCTCGGTTACCTGCAGGCTCCGGTCGTCATCGCGGGCGAGGACCACTGGTCCGGCTTCCGTCCCGACCGCATCAAGGCCCTGGCGGTCGCGGCGGCCTGA
- a CDS encoding NAD(P)H-dependent oxidoreductase, producing MSQTRILALVGSLRAASINRQLAEAAVQTAPDDVEVTIYEGLADIPFYNEDIDVPGAVPAAAQRLRDAVAAADGVLLVTPEYNGTLSAVLKNAIDWASRPYGAGALKDKSVAVISASISPNAARWAHGDAVKAIGVAGGKVVEAAHAHFGVIGERFGAAHPRQDAEALTQLGATLHELVDAARGQLVSA from the coding sequence ATGAGCCAGACCCGCATCCTCGCTCTCGTCGGAAGCCTGCGCGCCGCCTCGATCAACCGCCAGCTCGCCGAAGCGGCCGTGCAGACCGCGCCGGACGATGTCGAGGTGACCATCTACGAGGGCCTCGCCGACATCCCGTTCTACAACGAGGACATCGACGTCCCCGGCGCCGTGCCCGCCGCGGCGCAGCGGTTGCGCGACGCGGTCGCCGCCGCCGACGGCGTTCTCCTGGTGACCCCGGAATACAACGGCACCCTCTCCGCCGTGCTGAAGAACGCCATCGACTGGGCCTCGCGGCCCTACGGCGCCGGCGCGCTGAAGGACAAGTCCGTCGCCGTCATCAGCGCCTCGATCAGCCCGAACGCGGCGCGCTGGGCGCACGGCGACGCGGTCAAGGCCATCGGCGTCGCGGGCGGCAAGGTCGTCGAGGCGGCGCACGCCCACTTCGGCGTGATCGGCGAGCGTTTCGGCGCCGCGCATCCGCGCCAGGACGCCGAAGCGCTCACCCAGCTCGGCGCGACGCTGCACGAGCTGGTGGACGCCGCGCGCGGTCAGCTGGTGTCCGCCTGA
- the moaCB gene encoding bifunctional molybdenum cofactor biosynthesis protein MoaC/MoaB, with protein MTELSHVDQEGRARMVDVSAKADTTRVAVAAGALHTTAEVVALVRADDLPKADVLSTARIAGIAGAKKTSELIPLCHQLALSSVKVEFGFTEDAITIEATAKTKGPTGVEMEALTAVAVAGLTLHDMVKAVDPAATLDGVRLLTKEGGKRGHWQRPGEAAPDAEATVPAVEKHENLDGTDRSAVVLVASTGVAAGTRVDTTGPVLVEWLTGLGFSVRGPIVYADAEIAVGLADALRFAPALVISTGGTGASPTDATPEATLAVLDRELPGVAEAIRQRGTAKFPLAALSRGVAGLAGRSVIVNLPGSPGGVKDGIAVLEPLLDHLLAQVAGGGAHDNT; from the coding sequence ATGACCGAGTTGTCCCATGTCGACCAGGAAGGTCGCGCCCGCATGGTCGATGTGAGCGCGAAGGCCGACACCACCCGCGTCGCCGTGGCGGCCGGTGCGCTGCATACCACCGCGGAGGTCGTCGCGCTGGTTCGCGCCGACGACCTGCCCAAGGCCGATGTGCTGTCCACCGCGCGGATCGCCGGGATCGCGGGCGCCAAGAAGACCTCCGAGCTGATTCCGCTGTGCCATCAGCTGGCGCTGTCCTCGGTGAAGGTCGAATTCGGCTTCACCGAGGACGCCATCACCATCGAGGCGACCGCGAAGACCAAGGGACCGACGGGTGTGGAGATGGAGGCGCTGACCGCGGTCGCCGTCGCCGGACTGACCCTGCACGACATGGTCAAGGCGGTCGATCCGGCGGCCACGCTCGACGGTGTCCGGCTGCTCACCAAGGAGGGCGGCAAACGCGGTCACTGGCAGCGGCCCGGCGAAGCGGCGCCGGACGCCGAGGCCACCGTTCCCGCGGTGGAAAAGCACGAAAACCTTGACGGCACGGATCGATCCGCGGTCGTGCTCGTCGCCTCGACGGGCGTGGCGGCGGGCACCAGGGTGGACACCACCGGTCCCGTGCTCGTCGAATGGCTGACCGGACTCGGCTTCTCGGTGCGCGGCCCGATCGTCTACGCCGACGCCGAGATCGCTGTCGGCCTGGCCGACGCCTTGCGGTTCGCGCCCGCGCTGGTGATCAGCACCGGCGGCACCGGCGCGTCGCCCACCGATGCCACGCCCGAGGCGACGCTTGCCGTGCTGGACCGTGAACTGCCCGGCGTGGCCGAGGCGATCCGGCAGCGCGGCACCGCGAAGTTCCCGCTGGCCGCGCTCAGCCGCGGCGTAGCCGGACTCGCCGGTCGGTCGGTCATCGTGAACCTGCCCGGTTCGCCGGGTGGGGTGAAAGACGGTATCGCGGTGCTCGAACCGCTCCTCGATCATCTGCTCGCGCAAGTAGCCGGAGGCGGCGCTCATGACAACACCTGA
- a CDS encoding AraC family transcriptional regulator ligand-binding domain-containing protein: MGTDQVLLHRFVISQLTAAGADRDELIRETGLPEWTMAGDDMHLPSHTFSRLWEIGAHVLGDPAVALQVASRYELKSLGLYDYLFATAPTLGAGLATCGPYVAAVTTNHRFDLIADEREATLYLEIIDGEGVGRDLTQLWGLSAVLSRARRVVSEPLVPIRVTLRQQAPTDHRAYIEVFGTAAIEFGAEADSITFHAADMDIPLTTADPVLAKILRPLADALPPPPPLPSAWPQRVAEALAEALDAGDASLDRVARRLATSPRTLQRRLMEAGTTWRKELDRARDARLRQASSAGSLTRARQAQLLGYADPGSMRRAARRWSIAEHAHRCERFD, encoded by the coding sequence GTGGGTACGGACCAGGTTTTGCTGCACCGTTTCGTCATCTCGCAGCTCACCGCTGCGGGAGCCGATCGGGACGAGCTGATTCGGGAGACCGGGTTACCGGAGTGGACGATGGCGGGCGACGACATGCACCTGCCGAGCCACACCTTCTCCCGGCTCTGGGAGATCGGCGCGCACGTGCTCGGCGATCCCGCCGTCGCGTTGCAGGTGGCAAGCCGCTACGAGCTGAAGAGTCTCGGGTTGTACGACTATCTGTTCGCGACCGCGCCGACCCTCGGCGCCGGTTTGGCGACCTGCGGACCCTACGTCGCCGCGGTCACCACCAACCATCGCTTCGATCTGATCGCCGACGAGCGGGAGGCAACGCTCTACCTCGAGATCATCGACGGCGAGGGCGTCGGACGGGACCTGACCCAGCTCTGGGGATTGAGCGCGGTGCTGAGCCGGGCCCGGCGCGTGGTCAGCGAACCACTGGTGCCGATCCGGGTCACGCTGCGCCAGCAGGCGCCCACGGATCACCGCGCCTACATCGAGGTATTCGGCACGGCCGCCATCGAATTCGGCGCGGAGGCCGACTCGATAACCTTCCACGCCGCCGACATGGATATTCCGCTGACCACCGCCGACCCCGTGCTGGCGAAGATCCTGCGACCCTTGGCCGACGCGCTCCCGCCGCCACCGCCGCTGCCCTCGGCGTGGCCGCAGCGCGTCGCCGAGGCGCTGGCCGAGGCGCTCGACGCGGGCGACGCCTCGCTGGACCGCGTCGCCCGACGGTTGGCGACCAGTCCGCGCACCTTGCAGCGCAGGCTGATGGAGGCGGGCACGACGTGGCGCAAGGAGCTGGACCGGGCGCGCGATGCCCGATTGCGACAGGCCAGCTCGGCGGGTTCGCTGACCCGGGCGCGGCAGGCGCAGTTGCTCGGGTACGCCGACCCCGGTTCGATGCGCCGTGCGGCGCGGCGCTGGAGCATCGCCGAACACGCGCACCGATGTGAGCGGTTCGACTGA
- the nrdI gene encoding class Ib ribonucleoside-diphosphate reductase assembly flavoprotein NrdI has translation MSTGTALVYFSSASENTHRFVEKLGLPAARIPLHTADSLRVDEPYVLIVPTYGGGRHVLGGNRSDKDFVPRQVAKFLNDPHNRALLRGVIAAGNTNFGDTYCFAGEVISRKCGVPYLYRFELMGTAEDVDRVREGLGLFWQQQRQRLPERQLA, from the coding sequence ATGTCCACGGGGACCGCGCTGGTCTACTTCTCCAGCGCCTCGGAGAACACACATCGTTTCGTCGAGAAGCTGGGACTCCCGGCCGCTCGCATACCACTGCACACCGCCGATTCGCTGCGCGTCGACGAACCCTACGTGCTGATCGTCCCCACCTACGGGGGCGGTCGGCACGTTCTGGGGGGTAACAGGTCCGACAAGGACTTCGTGCCGCGGCAGGTCGCCAAGTTCCTCAACGATCCGCACAACCGCGCCCTGCTGCGCGGCGTCATCGCGGCGGGAAACACGAACTTCGGCGATACCTATTGCTTTGCGGGAGAGGTGATCTCGCGCAAGTGCGGGGTGCCGTACCTGTATCGCTTCGAACTCATGGGAACCGCTGAGGACGTCGACCGCGTCCGAGAGGGATTGGGATTGTTTTGGCAACAGCAACGACAGCGCCTGCCGGAAAGACAGCTCGCTTAG
- the moaA gene encoding GTP 3',8-cyclase MoaA: MTLVEMGIPAVRSGRPSLDGRPDTPLLVDRFGRVARDLRVSITEKCSLRCTYCMPEEGLPPIPKDELLTVDEIVRLVVLAVEQLGVREVRFTGGEPLMRRDLEQIIGGCHERLPGIPLAMTTNGVGLEHRARGLAAAGLGRVNVSLDTVDRNGFAKLTRRDRLDSVLAGIRAARAAGLAPLKVNAVLMRETLSGAADLLEWCLAEECELRFIEEMPLDADHEWARANMVTAAELLDVLGARFTLTEAGRSDPSAPAEKWLVDGGPATVGIIATVTRKFCDTCDRTRLTADGMLRSCLFSDQEFDLRQAIRSGADDAELATIWRGAMWNKWAGHGIDAEDFVPPERTMGAIGG; encoded by the coding sequence GTGACGTTGGTCGAGATGGGCATACCCGCCGTGCGATCAGGGCGCCCCTCGCTCGACGGACGCCCCGACACGCCTCTGTTGGTCGACCGTTTCGGGCGGGTCGCCCGCGATCTGCGGGTCTCGATCACCGAGAAGTGTTCGCTGCGCTGCACGTACTGCATGCCGGAGGAGGGGCTGCCGCCGATACCGAAGGACGAGCTGCTGACCGTCGACGAGATCGTGCGGCTGGTGGTGCTCGCCGTCGAACAGCTCGGCGTGCGCGAGGTCCGGTTCACCGGCGGTGAGCCGCTGATGCGCCGAGATCTGGAACAGATCATCGGGGGCTGCCACGAACGACTGCCCGGCATTCCGCTGGCCATGACCACCAACGGCGTCGGTCTCGAGCATCGCGCTCGCGGGCTCGCCGCCGCCGGGCTGGGCCGGGTGAACGTCTCGCTGGACACCGTGGACCGCAACGGTTTCGCCAAGCTCACCCGCCGTGACCGCCTCGATTCGGTGCTCGCCGGTATCCGCGCCGCCCGCGCCGCAGGCCTGGCGCCGCTCAAGGTGAACGCCGTGCTGATGCGCGAAACACTCTCCGGTGCGGCGGATCTGCTCGAGTGGTGCCTTGCCGAGGAGTGCGAGCTGCGGTTCATCGAGGAGATGCCGCTGGACGCCGACCACGAGTGGGCGCGCGCGAACATGGTGACCGCCGCCGAACTGCTCGATGTGCTCGGCGCCCGGTTCACCCTCACCGAGGCCGGTCGCTCGGACCCGTCCGCGCCCGCCGAGAAGTGGCTCGTCGACGGCGGCCCTGCCACGGTCGGCATCATCGCCACGGTGACGCGCAAGTTCTGCGACACCTGCGACCGCACCCGGCTCACCGCCGACGGCATGTTGCGCTCCTGCCTGTTCAGCGATCAGGAGTTCGATCTGCGCCAGGCCATCCGGTCCGGCGCCGACGACGCCGAACTGGCCACCATCTGGCGCGGGGCGATGTGGAACAAATGGGCGGGACACGGCATCGACGCCGAGGACTTCGTCCCGCCGGAACGCACGATGGGAGCCATCGGTGGTTGA